The genomic window CTCGACTCAGCCGAAAGCCCGGACACCACGACGATGCAGGGGGTTACGTTATGTGCAAGATGTGGTTTGGCGCAGGTGCGGATGCAGGGTCGGAACAGCACATCACAGCCCCCTGTTTTGTTTAATTTACTGAAGCGCCAACCACGACCAAACAATCGAGTATCATGGTAAAAGTCACGCGCCGCCGAAAGGGTTTGTGGCGCGCCGCGAACATCACCATTTCCGAGCGGCGATTTGGAAGAAATGAAAGAGCATCTTGAAGCAGTTACACAGCTGGAAAAGACCGATCGATTGATTAGGCTGCCGAGTTTCCATGATTGAAAACAGCAAAGGAAGGATTTGAACAATGTTCCATGCTAAGGCTGAGCTTGTCAGCAagcaaatgaaaaaaaaaggcccacGGTGGGGTTTTTCGGTATGGTGACCCTGACCTGCCCAGCCTGGAAGGTGTCAAGCTGCTTCTGGCTTGGGACCAATCCCTTAACAGCAGATCCGGGGGAAAGAGGTTCGAGCGCGTTTCGTTGGCACGCCTCATCACAGGAACACAACCGCCAGGCTGTTGTgcggtgctttttttttccttctgcgtcctcctcaccCCTGGATTCTAGGTACTGCAATTCCCTCATGGTCGCGAATTTGGAAAATATACGAACCTAAATCGTATTGGTCAGTTTCGCTCTACTAAATCCAGGCTAAACACGACAGCTGAGATCTGGATGGTACTCCGCCTCCAATGACAGTcgtattttttcttctcgtttTTAACAACGAGCGACTGAGGGTAGCTATTTCGGTATCGTGTAATTTCTGCTGCTGACAACTCGCTGCTCGCCACCTCTGACTACTGTTTGCGGAGAGCGGCACAGCAAAGCAATGTAATTTCCCTGTTCTAAAATCAAGGCCAAGTCTTGGTTGCTTGGGTAGATGATGGATGCGGTGTACCTTTCCATCGATCCCTTCCCCCTCAATAATATGCCATTTCTGCATGCACGCTGACGGGCCAATTTTAAGGAGCTTGGACTGAGCCGCCCCCAAGGTCGATGCAGGTACAGACGCAAAAAAGGCTTGGCCGGCGACTGCACAAGATTATCACATCTCTTGTTTGTGCAGGTATCGTGCCACGGCGGCTGGGGGATGCAATCCATTGTCTGGGCTTCCAAACTGTCCCATGTACATGTACCGGTATGTAATACTATGTAAGCGCGATTGTCACCCATCACAGCTCGTGGAAACAACCCTGCTGTGATAGATGCGCCACGTTGTTTTGTCGTGGGCTTTGAAACATTGTTAATTGAACTTTTTCTTGAGCCTTGCTTCTACATATTCTCGCATGTCACCATGTAAGTTCAGTGGCAGCTGTCACATAGTAATTGCGATGGCACCTTGTGCACGGGCTCTGAAAACGTTTGCCCCACGTCCACTGTTTTGAAACATTTTGCTCGTTCGGGTCAACGGCTCGCCCTGCCAGCAGTGGATTGCCGCCAAGGGCGTACTGTAGGCAGGAGATTGCATGCTACACTGGCTGTCGCTTTTGTGCTTCAAAGCGCCATGGTCGCCAAGTCGGACCTGGTGCAGGAAGCTACCGGTAggaacttttttttggccgagATGATTTCTTGGGAACGACAAGGAGAAATAGATGGAGGAGGGAACAAGATCAAGTGAGAAAcataaaaataaacaaaaataacaaaagcATCGGTGAGAATCTGGGCGCCTGTCAAACCCTGGATAACCGCATCCAGCGGCCTGTCAGCATCGCTGAATCTGGAAAAGCGCCTGGGCGTCACAACCCAAGAAGCCGATGTTAATTTCCGAAAGGTGCAACTTCCTAATTCATCCACGGACCGCAACCTTGAGGCCAAGAAGTACATCTGGGGCCATCACAAGCCAGAACACGCCATTGTTAGTCGTGGAATTTGGGTACATTTCCAAAAACTACCTATACAACATTGGCCCATGACCACCCTACTTTGATATTTCCGACATTGGCACGATTGAGCGTCTACTCTTGTCGACCATCGGTTGGCGCCAAAAATAATATTTTGCATTCGACGTGTCCATTCTATCGCAATTATAAAGCACcaagtctagactagaaacACATCAACCTAAGTAGTCGGCTGCACTGGAATAACCCCCGGTCCCTTTCCCCCCTTGGGCTTCTTTGGTATCTTCTTCATGTACTGAGCCAGCGGCGGCTCTCCGAGCGTGGCCGGGTCGGGCTCGGGCACGCCGCAGCGAATCCCCATGCTCTTCCAGACGCCTCCGATGGAGCGATACTCTGGCATGAAGACGACAATGTTGACAAAATCCTCGTTGCGACAGCCCAGGTCGCTAAACAGCCGCGCCTCGCACCCGTCGGCCTTGTTGGACATGAAGACTCCGCAGTTGGCCGTCTCCGCGAGGTCGTAGCACCGCTCCCCCTGCCCGGCCAGCGCCTTGCCCGGCCCGGGAATTTCGACCACCCCCATCGGGCCCCCGCGGCAGTCCTTGGGTCCCGGGACCCCGTGGTATATCATGGCTCGGATCGGGATCGAGACCGTCCCGTTGTCTCCCGGCGGCTTCGTAATGGTCACCTGTCCGGTGTCTTGGTCGACCGTCGCGTCGCCGTTGCCCGGCGAGGGGGCCTGGATCGGTGGCTTCGGCTCTGCGGCTACCTCCAGCTCTTGCGTCGGGCCTAGTGATTGCTGCTGGTCGAATTGTGGTTGCTGAGGCGCCGGGACGGGTGTTGCGCTGGCCAGCGTGGCGAAGAGGGCCAGAAGGAGGAGCACCAGGCTCGCTCCGCCGGATTGCTTGATCATCGAGACCATGATGCGATTGTGCTGGCTGCGGCTTTGCGCATTATTCCCGTCGTGATCGATGGCGATGGAAATATACGTTGaaggcaaacaaaagccctcTCCCCAGGAGTTGGGATCGAGAGCCAAGGTCTTGTCCCGATGCTGAATTGAGCCTGGCGTCAATTGTCAAATTCAATTGCGCTTTTCGCCTGGCCAGCTTTTCGATTTTCTGTCCTGGGTCTTTTTTGCTCTGTTCCTTCCTTTGTTGGATGGGGATTGTCTCGACTCGTCCCAGGTGTTTCAGAGTTTGAGGGACCCCGCCTCCACTCCAACCCCAGGTCGCAACGGGTTTACTGTAGCACGGTTATACTTTCCCAGGCAGGGATGTTCCAAATGCTGTAGAACCTAAATGCAATTAATGCCGACTGCGCTGTCCATACAGAGTGCTTTGTCTACCATTAGACTTTGGTCTCGTGAGTAAGGTACTGTAGATACCTTGCGATATCTTTGTGCCGTCTCGCGGCTACTTCACGTGGTCATTAATTTTCCGTGCAACTTGTACATGCAAGCAACTGTAAGAGGCATGCGTCATTTTGAGCAATTCGAACAACTATTGCAGAAACAGAATGGCAACTGACAGTAGGAACTTGTGATGTAGCACTTTGTTCCGTTTTATATCTTTGTAGCCGGTTTGACAATCACTGTTTTCGTTCCACCAAAATATGTACTGTATGTAGTCAAATAAAATCCCAAGGCGCTACGAATATAAGTGTAGCATCCTGATGTTCTTGGTGCTTCCTGTTCACGAACAGCGCCAGTATTGAGTCACTTGAGACCTTGATCTCTTCCTTTTCACCTTTACCGACGTCGGAAACTTCTCTTCATGTCATGTAGGCCGTCATAGTCCAAAGCCTGCCACACCGCCACGCAAATGTTTTCGCGTGCGGAAACGATCTAAAGCAGAGCGCTAGTCGCTGCAAACTCTGACGGCGACCCAAAGGCTTCAGCTAGAAGGCTTTTAGTGCAGTATACAGGGCTGCGTCGGCTAGACTCTGATCCGTGCTTCGGCATACAAATTTGAAAGACTCTACATATTTAATTACCGCTTCCATGTCTGCCTGAACAATATTCTCGCAAGATCCCAAGTTGTATTGTATTTATCGAAGAAGGATAGATGCATCCCATCCCCTGTGTTCCCTTGGGGACTACCTTGCCTGACTGCAATTTGCTTTTTGCCTGGTTCTATCTTGTTGGAGTCCAGATGAGCTGGGAAGATCTGGTGTGTTCGGATACGTCTAATTCCCCGCGTGGTTCTGCTGAACAATTGCGATCTTAGCGTAACCACTTTTTACGCACTTAACTTTATTTACTGTACTCGCCTCGCACAGAATCCAGGAATCTACATACAACAATGCTATTAGTGAGAGCTAAGCTGCTGTCAGGGCTGCGGCCTGGGCTTAGTTAAAGAGCGGCTTGTTGAACAAGCGTAGAATGTTTGGCTATTTGGTCTCTTGGGTAGTACAGTAGACTCTAGCCTACGTGCTAATCAAGACGACCAGGCGATACTAGCGCCATCCAGATCACTAATGGCATGGCGCAAGATCATCGACAGGTCTACTTCGCAGAAGCTAGGCGGATAGAAGCTGTCAAGCTACATGAGCTACAGAAGTCTTGGTTGCCACTTCGTCGCATCTATGTAGTGCAAATGGGTCAGGTGCCGGCCTGATATCGGCCGGGTCACCTTTACCTACAGGTAGATTATGCCGCCTGGTTTTTGAATAAAGCAAGAATTGGAGCCGACTGACCGGACATTGATTCCATGAGGCATTCCATCTTTAGGCAAAGTCTTTTCATCGATCACGGCGGCCCAGCAACCATATTTTCACATGGCCATCACATCTCTCGTcgcttgggcggcggggcCCGCCACTAGCTTCTCGTGTGTGCGAATCTGCACCCTCGCCGTAACTTCAATAGTGCTCTACTTCGTCATCAATGAAATCATACGAGCAAAGTCCCGCATCAAGGGCCTGGCCGGCCCGCGAGGCCTTCCCCTCATCGGCGTGCTCTGGGACATCAGGACGAACGCGGCTGAGCAGTACCGCAGATGGGCGAAACGGTATGGGGACGTCTATCAGGTCCAACTGGGCAACGTGACTGTCGTCGTGGTCAACTCGGCCGAGTCGGCGCGGACACTATTCGGCCACAACTCGCAGGCGCTCTCCTCAAGGCCAGAGTTCTATACCTTTCACAAGGTCCTTTCTGACACGGCTGGCACGACAATCGGAACGTCGCCCTACTCGGAATCTCTTAAACGCCGTCGCAAGGCCGCGGCGTCGGCGTTGAACAGGCCATCGGTGGCCAGCTACGTTGGAATTTTGGACCTGGAAACGCGCGATTTTGTGCTTGAGATGGTTGCTTACGGCAAGCATGGTACCAAAGCCATCGACCCGATGCCGATGATCCAGAGGCTGTCGCTGTCGCTTGCTCTGACATTGAACTGGGGCAGCAGGGTTGCATCGCAGCACGATGGACTCTTTTCTGAAATCACCCACGTCGAAGAGGAGATATCCAAGTTCCGCTCGACCACTGGGAACCTGCAAGACTACGTCCCGCTTCTGCGCATAAACCCATTCAACGGCCACTCGGCACGCGCACGTGAAATGCGCAACAGGCGGGACGTGTACCTGAAGCATCTGGACGATGATCTCCGCAGGAGGATGGCGGCGGGGACGCAGAGACCATGTATTCAGGCCAACATCATCCTCGACGACAACGATATCAAGGCAGACAGTGCtcagcggttatccaaggcCGAGATGACCAGTATCAGCCTGACCATGCTGAGCGGTGGCCTGGACACCATAACGACAAATGTCGCGTGGTTCATTGCCCTTCTGGTGCAGCGGCCAGACATACAGGAAAAGGCCCACCTCGAAATCCGCAAACACTTGATTGACCAAGTGCAGCCCGACAGGTCTGACCCCCTCGGGCTGTGCGATGCCGAGGACGACCAGGGCTGTCGGTACGTCGCGGCGCTGGTGCGTGAGAGTCTGCGGTACTACACGGTGCTGCGCCTGGCCCTGCCACGTGTCTCTGTGCGCGAAGTCGTCCACGAGGGCGTGGTCCTTCCGCGTGGGACGGTGTTTTTCCTGAATGCATGGGCGTGCAACATgggtaggtttttttttttttttttaaaaattgaTCTAGGAACATGTCGTCTGCTGTTTCTTCCTCGCCGAGAGAAATTCCCGGATACGACAAAGATGGCTGACTATTGACCTTTTGTGAGCAGATGCCAAGGTCTGGACGGATCCCGAGGTGTTCCGCCCAGAACGCTGGCTAGAGCAGCCGGACGCGCCACTGTTTACGTATGGCGTAGGGTATCGAATGTGCGCCGGCTCTATGTTGGCCAACAGGGAGCTTTATTTGCTTTATATGCGTCTGATTGCTCACTTTAAAATCGATCCGGTGCCGGCAAAAGACGGTTGTGATGGCATCGACGTGGTGGACTGCCACCCGGTGTCGGGCAACTGCGATCCGACGAGCTTGGTAGCGATTCCGCGGCCATACAAGGTATTGTTTGTGCCGCGAGACCTCGATTTTATTGGAATGAGTGTTGCCTAGGCATAAAAGAGTTTTGGTCGGATGACAGATGCCGCGTGTGACATGAGCCAAGAAGGTTTCTTGGGAGGTACAAGAAAATAGGtcagggacaagaaaaaatagCGTCGGCGTGAAGATGACTTGGACGACTAGAACAGGTTAGAGGCCGAGGGCTAGCAGCCAGTCGCCTATTAAATGCCAAGCCGGAAGTTGACGTAGGGTTGGGAAGCAAAATCAAAACGCCTCAAGGGCCTTTGGTGCCGCACTGTTTGCGAGGCAATTTTTGACTTGCAGGTTGTGGCACAGCGACAAGATTCCTCTCAACACGGGAGACGGTGACGCGTGTCGACGTGAGAGACGTGATTTGCTCAACAGCGACCGACCGCTTCAAGGTATACTGTATTTAGGTACCCACCAAATAGGATTGACCAGCCGGTTGAGCCCCGCTTCGGTTCAATCGGGAGAACTACGGCACTgtacaaggacaaggagcaTTTGGAATAACTGTCAGATATCGAGATCTGCAATCTTGATGCGGGTTAATTTGAACTTTGAActcggaaaaaaaaagatgtctCTCATCTGCCCTCCACTGTCAACAATCTCGTGGTTCAGTTCGCAGGACTATATACTGCATGCAGAGGCCGTCTGGCCAACGAGCATCAGTCATGCTTCCACATGTTCTGCTCAACGGTCGCAAATGCCTCGACGCCGACGCAAACAGACGTCACGACTCTCAAGGCCCCTACTGATCGGGAACTCCAGTGGAACTCCAGTGGGGGGCCGGGTTACTTTTGAAGGCTTTCTAGTAGAACGTCTTTTTGCTTACTGAAATTTGCTACTACGCAGCCTGCATCAGCCTTCCCTTCAATCGGTAGGCGCCGAGAAGCAAGGCGCTTGCTCGTTCCAATTGCGACGATCACTAATGATGAAGCCAGCACCCACCCAGATGGATGGGTCGGCATCCTTAACAAAAGACCACGCTTTATGTGGGGTACCCCAAACACGTCAATCTCGCCCATGCATtggcggtcagccattcacATGGGCTATTTCCGTCACGTTGATGGAGTGTCAGCGACTTGCCGGCAGCCGGCCTCAAGACATCACTGCCACCATATCCGGGCTTGGAAAACACGTACACATTGGCACCTTGTTTTGGAGGAACTTTTCACGTGTCCAGGTACGCAGCCAATGAATGCTTGTTGATGTCAGTCTCAGATCATTGCTACCCAGTGCCTAGGCATGTGTTGCTAGCACTTGATGGGTCCACTTCTTGCCGTCTTGTCTCCGCCAGGGCCTTACAAGGTGGATGTAAATAAAAGATGGAGGGGAGCCGCCATCTCTAGGTACAATGTTTAAGTCGGTTAGGAGACTCATTTCACCAGGATGACAGTTGGCTTAGGGTTTTTAGAGTCAATATTTGTCACCTACACGCCGGTGCTCTATCTAGCAACGATGAGGCTTGTTAGGCTAGCTCTCGGGTGGGCTACCTTGGCCTCTGCTCAGTCGGGGGACCTGGCATCATACGTACGGACTGATGTAAGTCTGCCGAATCTTTGGGGCCTATGCAAATGACCCAGGCCTAACTGTAACTGTTAATATAGACGGGCTCTGTCAATGGAGGCAATACGTTCCCCGGCGTGTCCTACCCGCTGGGTATGGTCAAGCTGGGCCCAGATCTCTACAACGGAGGAGACAGCTACTCGGGCTACCAGCCAGACGGCGACTTTATCGGATTTTCCATGCTGCATGAATCCGGCACAGGTGGCGCTCCCAAGTACGGCGTCGTTTCACAGATGCCCATGGTGGGCGAGATTTCCAACCCGCTAAAGGACATGACTGCCACCAGGGCAAGTCCTGATGTGACTCGTGTTGGCTACTACCGAAGCTCTCTCGACTCCGGGGTCACGGTGGAGCTCAGTGCAACCCGCAAGGCCGGCATGTACAGCCATACATTCCCATCCTCGGGTCAGCCTCGAAACGTCGTGGTGGATGTCTCGCATGTTCTGCCGTCGTTTCGTGGTCAGGGACTAGGACAGAACTACCTGGGCGGTCGTATCGAGGTCAAAACTTCCGAGTCTGGAAGACCGAGCTATCAAGGCTACGGCATTTACGATAATGTGGGTTACAAGCACGGCGAGAGATGCAGGTGGGCAATAAAAGATTACTGACTATTTCCAGGGATG from Pyricularia oryzae 70-15 chromosome 4, whole genome shotgun sequence includes these protein-coding regions:
- a CDS encoding 3-hydroxyphenylacetate 6 hydroxylase, which encodes MAITSLVAWAAGPATSFSCVRICTLAVTSIVLYFVINEIIRAKSRIKGLAGPRGLPLIGVLWDIRTNAAEQYRRWAKRYGDVYQVQLGNVTVVVVNSAESARTLFGHNSQALSSRPEFYTFHKVLSDTAGTTIGTSPYSESLKRRRKAAASALNRPSVASYVGILDLETRDFVLEMVAYGKHGTKAIDPMPMIQRLSLSLALTLNWGSRVASQHDGLFSEITHVEEEISKFRSTTGNLQDYVPLLRINPFNGHSARAREMRNRRDVYLKHLDDDLRRRMAAGTQRPCIQANIILDDNDIKADSAQRLSKAEMTSISLTMLSGGLDTITTNVAWFIALLVQRPDIQEKAHLEIRKHLIDQVQPDRSDPLGLCDAEDDQGCRYVAALVRESLRYYTVLRLALPRVSVREVVHEGVVLPRGTVFFLNAWACNMDAKVWTDPEVFRPERWLEQPDAPLFTYGVGYRMCAGSMLANRELYLLYMRLIAHFKIDPVPAKDGCDGIDVVDCHPVSGNCDPTSLVAIPRPYKVLFVPRDLDFIGMSVA